A stretch of Cicer arietinum cultivar CDC Frontier isolate Library 1 chromosome 5, Cicar.CDCFrontier_v2.0, whole genome shotgun sequence DNA encodes these proteins:
- the LOC101497757 gene encoding dof zinc finger protein DOF5.6, which translates to MGLSSLHACMESSAEHWLQGTIHEESAGMDSSSPISGDMLTCSRPMMDQRRLRPPHDQSLKCPRCDSTHTKFCYYNNYSLSQPRYFCKTCRRYWTKGGTLRNIPVGGGCRKNKKVSSKKSNDHNHHLANNNNNIHNQPQQQQMPNSYIHHNPKDLQLSFPDVQFSHLSNLLGTNGALGNPNFMENKYGNNVGMLEINHPRPIDFMESKLEGIIGSSSSRNFDFFGNSHDHMSMSMNMNMGVGVGVGGDNNMMNGQNGLPHDFHHAFGGMSFDHGNNNNIGAYNLMDSCQRLMLPYDANDEDDHNNESIDVKPNPKLLSLEWNQDQGCSDAGKESYGYGSWTGMMNGYGSSTTNPLV; encoded by the exons ATGGGTTTATCTTCCCTTCACGCCTGCATGGAATCATCTGCAGAACATTGGTTGCAg GGCACAATTCACGAGGAATCTGCAGGAATGGATTCATCATCACCAATATCTGGTGACATGCTAACATGTTCAAGACCAATGATGGATCAAAGGAGGCTAAGACCACCACATGACCAATCACTAAAATGTCCAAGGTGTGATTCAACTCACACCAAATTCTGTTACTACAACAATTACAGTCTCTCTCAGCCTAGGTATTTCTGCAAGACATGTAGAAGGTATTGGACAAAAGGAGGTACCCTTAGAAACATCCCTGTAGGTGGTGGTTGTAGAAAGAACAAGAAAGTTTCTTCCAAAAAATCCAATGATCATAACCACCATTTAgctaataacaataataatattcataatcaacctcaacaacaacaaatgcctaattcatatattcatcacaaccCTAAAGATCTTCAACTTTCTTTCCCTGATGTTCAATTCTCTCACCTAAGTAACTTACTTGGGACTAATGGAGCATTAGGAAACCCTAATTTCATGGAGAACAAGTATGGTAATAATGTTGGCATGCTTGAGATTAACCACCCTAGGCCTATTGATTTCATGGAAAGTAAGTTAGAAGGAATAATTGGGAGTAGTAGTTCTaggaattttgatttttttggaaATAGTCATGACCATATGAGTATGagtatgaatatgaatatggGTGTTGGGGTTGGGGTTGGAGGAGATAATAATATGATGAATGGTCAAAATGGGTTGCCACATGATTTTCATCATGCATTTGGTGGCATGTCATTTGATCATGGAAACAATAACAATATTGGGGCTTATAATTTGATGGATTCTTGTCAAAGACTCATGCTTCCATATGATGCCAATGATGAGGATGATCATAATAACGAGTCAATTGATGTGAAGCCAAACCCTAAACTGTTGTCCCTTGAATGGAACCAAGACCAAGGTTGCTCTGATGCTGGAAAAGAGTCGTATGGTTATGGATCATGGACTGGCATGATGAATGGTTATGGATCTTCCACAACAAACCCTTTGGTCTAA